One region of Diabrotica undecimpunctata isolate CICGRU chromosome 6, icDiaUnde3, whole genome shotgun sequence genomic DNA includes:
- the LOC140443441 gene encoding protein FAM200C-like yields MKLDSTANFRVKNEKAVETSYKIALLIVKDKKPHTIGESLIKACLLTAYSTVLSEDSCRKVENTSLSNDTVKRKIDDMALDLKNQVLQKLKGSPFFSLQCDETTDISKHAQLLFYCRFIDRKRFLEEILFSTSLETTTKAIDIFSALEDFLVINELPWEKVIGICTDGAQAMTGCRSGFMELAKKKNPGIIGSHCIIHRQALASQTLPEPLNVTLNLAIKIVNHIKSSALNTRLFQALCQELNSDQETLLFHIEVRWLSKGNILLTRDPFHIEVDILPVNLQEQAIDLNCDSQTKADFANMDLEEFWLTYFPVYPEVALVSAKLLVQFPSTYLCESGFSALAYIKSKYRSRLDVESDLGVL; encoded by the exons ATGAAACTTGACTCTACTGCAAATTTTCGTGTTAAAAATGAGAAAGCTGTGGAAACATCATACAAAATAGCACTTTTGATAGTTAAAGACAAGAAACCACATACTATTGGTGAGTCACTAATTAAAGCTTGTTTACTTACTGCTTATAGTACCGTACTTAGTGAAGACAGTTGTAGGAAAGTAGAAAACACTTCTCTTTCAAACGACACAGTAAAACGTAAAATTGATGACATGGCTCTGGATTTGAAAAATCAagtattgcaaaaattaaaaggtTCACCGTTTTTTTCTTTGCAGTGTGACGAAACAACTGATATTTCAAAGCATGCACAGTTATTGTTTTACTGTCGATTTATTGACAGAAAACGGTTCCTGGaggaaatattgttttcaacCTCTCTTGAAACAACAACTAAAGCCATTGACATATTTTCTGCTCTTGAAGATTTTTTAGTAATCAATGAACTTCCATGGGAGAAAGTAATTGGCATATGTACTGATGGGGCCCAAGCCATGACAGGATGTCGATCTGGATTTATGGAATTGGCAAAAAAGAAGAACCCTGGGATAATTGGTTCTCACTGCATTATTCACAGACAAGCTTTAGCTAGTCAGACTTTACCTGAACCTCTCAACGTCACATTAAACTTAgctattaaaatagttaaccaCATCAAATCCAGCGCATTAAATACTAGGCTCTTTCAGGCACTATGTCAAGAACTGAATAGTGATCAGGAAACCCTCCTGTTTCACATAGAAGTCCGGTGGTTATCCAAAGGAAATATTCTT TTGACAAGAGATCCTTTTCATATCGAAGTTGACATTCTTCCAGTTAACCTTCAAGAGCAGGCAATTGACCTAAACTGTGATTCACAAACAAAAGCAGATTTTGCAAACATGGACTTGGAAGAATTTTGGTTAACCTACTTTCCTGTTTACCCAGAAGTGGCTTTAGTATCTGCGAAGTTATTAGTCCAGTTTCCATCCACATATCTTTGCGAATCTGGTTTTTCTGCATTGgcgtatataaaatcaaaataccgTTCAAGGCTGGACGTTGAAAGTGACTTAGGTGTGCTCTGA